A single genomic interval of Mustelus asterias chromosome 25, sMusAst1.hap1.1, whole genome shotgun sequence harbors:
- the LOC144479212 gene encoding histone H2B type 1-A-like has translation MLEGKKLPRRVPRKPRRSHQCFLPSGKKRRRSREESYSIYIDKVMKQIHSNSGISSKAMSTMNSFVCDISKRIMGEASCLAHYNKCSTISSREIQIVACLILPPGELAKPAASEGTKAVTKYTSSK, from the coding sequence ATGCTTGAAGGAAAGAAGCTTCCAAGAAGGGTGCCAAGAAAGCCCAGAAGAAGCCACCAATGCTTCTTGCCAAGTGGCAAGAAGAGGAGGAGGTCCAGGGaggagagttactccatctacatcgacaaagtgatgaagcagaTTCACTCCAATTCCGGCATCTCATCCAAGGCCATGAGCACCATGAACTCGTTTGTCTGTGACATCTCCAAGCGCATCATGGGTGAGGCTTCCtgcctggcccattacaacaagtgcagcaccatcagctcccgggaAATCCAGATCGTGGCGTGCCTGATACTGCCGCCGGGTGAACTGGCCAAACCTGCCGCATCAGAGgggacaaaggcggtgaccaagtacaccagctccaaaTAA